The genomic region TCTATTGAATATGCGAATATAAGGTGAAATCCTGTTTCTTAGATGTTATTCATAGGTGATTCTTGTTCTTATAGGGTAGTGATCAGATAATTTATTTTCTGAAAACACTTTGAAATCAATACTTTTCAATTGTGATGTGGAATGAAAAATTTGATCAATTCTAAAGGGTAAATCTCTTAAAGTATAACCCAAACCTTGTCCAGCTTCATTAAATGAGTTGGTCAACTTTTTATTAATTAAACTATATCCGTAAGCAGAAGGAGGTTCATTAAAGTCTCCACAAACGATCACAGGATACGGACTATTAAGTATGTTCTGATATAAAATATTGAATTGGTGTTCTCTTAATAGAGTACCTAAGTAGATCTTTTTTAATGTTTTTATTCCTTTATCTAAAATAGATGTATACTGGTTTTCTCCATTATCAAGAACGATCGATTGAAAATGACAGTTAAATACCCTGATCACTTTTTGAGAGTTGACTTTTATATCACAATAAATTATTCCATTGGTTTCTGAGCCACCTATTTCTTTAAAAGGAATAGCTGCTTGATGTATAATAGGATATTTTGAAAATATGCCAAGTCCAAAAGTTGCCTTGATATGGTTCGTTAAAAATGGGGGAGTGTAAGAATAATATCCTTTATCTTTTCCTAACCTTTTATTGGTTTGAAAGAGTGAGTTTTCTTTTTTGGTGATAGAGTCGCTATTATAATATTCTTGAAAACAATAAATATCTGTTTGATCTTTCTTTAACCATTGAATTAACTCCTTGGATTCTTTGTAGTCATGATTGAGATATTTATAAGTATTAAAAACAGATACATTATAACTCATGATACTGACCGATTGATCTAAATTTTTTGCGGAAGAAATGTTCCATGTTATGTCAGATTTCCATAACAGAATTATTGTACAGATACCTATAAAAATAAAGTATCCCTTTTGTTGTTGAGTGATTTCAATAAGACATACAACAAAAAGAAAAAGTAGCAAAATAGGTGTTCCTAATGCTAGAAATATAGAAAATGGGAATATACTAGTAGATACATTAGTTAGTAAGAGTAATATTAGAAGCAAAACGCCTGATAATCTTATCATTTGCCGCGAAAAAAAACTTGAATACCTGTTATTTGTCACCTTTTGAATCAATTTCATTTTTTAAATTACTAATGTATTACGGAAAGATAATTCAAATATGACATAAGTCATGTTTGAGGTGTATATATTTAATCCATTCATGTTTAAACACATATCAAAACATTGACCAAAGTCAGCTTTTTATGTTGATAACCGTCATGCACTGACCTTACGGTTGACAATTATCTTTGCGTAATATTAAAGGAACTCTTTTATTTTAAATATCTATGAGTGCAATCGTTGTATTGATCGGAATTAGTCTTATAGTAGCACTAACATTTCTGGCAGTTTTTATCTGGTCGGTGAAGTCCAATCAGTACGAGGATACGTACACTCCAAGCATCCGAATATTATTCGAAGAAGATGATCGACAAGGAACAGCAACACAAACCGGAAGCGACGAAAGCTAATTTAGAGCATTTCTCGTACGACAACGTAATTGTAAAGAATTTTGCAATTGCGACAATGTTTTGGGGGGTAGCCGGTATGGTCGTGGGACTATTAGTAGCTTTACAGCTTGCCAACCCTATTTTCAATTTTGATACGTCGTTTTTGACGTTCGGTAGACTTAGACCACTTCACACCAACGCCGTAATTTTCGCTTTTGTTGGTAATGGTATGTTTGCCGGTATCTATTATTCATTACCAAGATTGCTAAAAGCAAGAATGTACTCAGATCTTTTGGGTAAGATACATTTTTGGGGATGGCAATTAATCATTTTAGCCGCATTAATCACATTACCTTTAGGTTTTACTCAAGGTAAAGAATATGCAGAGTTAGAATGGCCAATTGATATTGCTATTGCTGTCATTTGGGTAGTTTTTGGTTTAAATATGATCATGACAATGATCAAACGTCGTGAGCGCCACTTATATGTAGCTATCTGGTTCTATATTGCCACTTTTGTTACAGTAGCGGTACTTCACATCGTAAACAGTTTATCATTACCATTATCATTCTTTAATTCTTATTCTGTTTTTGCAGGTGTTCAAGATGCATTAGTACAGTGGTGGTACGGTCACAATGCCGTAGCATTCTTCTTAACCACACCTTATTTAGGTTTGATGTACTACTTCGTACCTAAAGCAGCAAACAGACCTGTTTATTCGTATAGACTTTCGATCATTCACTTCTGGTCATTGATCTTTATCTATATCTGGGCAGGACCTCACCACTTATTATATACTGCATTACCAGATTGGGCTCAATCTTTAGGTACAGTATTCTCAGTTATGTTGATTGCTCCATCTTGGGGTGGTATGTTGAACGGTTTACTTACACTTCGTGGTGTTTGGGACAAAGTTCGTACTGAGCCAGTATTGAAGTTTATGGTGGTTGCTCTTACTGCATATGGTATGGCAACATTTGAAGGTCCAATGCTTTCATTCAAAAACGTTAATGCAATTACTCACTATACAGACTGGACAATTGCTCACGTTCACGTTGGTGCATTAGGTTGGAACGGTTTCTTAACATTTGGTATGTTATACTGGTTGTTCCCGAAAATGTACAGAACAAAATTACACTCATTGAAGTTGGCAAACGTTCACTTCTGGTTAGGTACATTAGGTATTGTATTCTATGTAGTACCAATGTATTGGGCAGGTCTAACACAATCATTAATGTGGAAAGACTTTACTCCAGAAGGATTCTTAAAGTACCCGAACTTCCTTGAAACAGTAACTCAGATTGTACCAATGTATATGCTTAGAGCATTAGGTGGTGCATTATATGTAATCGGTGCTTTAGTAGCAGTTTATAACTACTACATGACAGCTAAATCAGGTTCTTTACTAGAACAAGAAGAAGCTTCAGCTCCAGCATTACAAGGTTCTCACAAAGTAAAAAGATGGCATGAGTGGATTGAGGCTCGTCCGATCCAAATGACCATTTTATCAACAATTGCAATTTCAATTGGTGGTTTGGTAGAGTTCTTACCTACTTATTTTGTAGAGTCAAATACTCCAACAATTACAACAGTAAAACCATATACTCCTTTAGAGTTAAAAGGTCGTGATATTTATATTAGAGAAGGCTGTTACTTATGTCACTCTCAAATGATTCGTCCTTTCCGTTCAGAAACTGAACGTTATGGTGACTACTCTAAGTCAGGTGAATTTGTTTATGACCATCCATTCCAATGGGGTTCTAAACGTACTGGTCCAGACTTAGCAAGAGTGGGTGGTAAATATCCAGACTCGTGGCACTATAGCCATATGCTGGATCCAGGTTCAATGTCTCCTGGTTCAATTATGCCATCATACCCTTGGTTATTGGAAGACGAAATTTCTGTGGACGATGTTCCTGCTCAAATTAATTTGATGAGAAATTTAGGTGTTCCTTACGAAGAAGGATATGAGGACAAAGCAGTGGCCGATTTAGAGAAACAAGCAAAATCTATCACAGAGAGCTTATCTAAAGATGGTGCTGAATCTGCACCACACAAAGAAATCGTAGCCTTGATTGCTTACTTACAACGCTTAGGTGTTGATGCAAGTAAAGCATCAGAAGTTCCATTGAAATAATAATAAAGTAGTGACTTCTGCTTTGGTAGAAGTCACTCTTTTAAAAATATTGTTATGTATAAAGATGTACTTAGATCTATAGAAGATATCGAGATATTTCCAGTGATTGGTTTTATCATCTTTTTCACTTTTTTCATTGCTTGGAGTGTGTACGCATTTCGTATGAAAAAAGAATCTATTGCTGAATTATCCAGCTTGCCTTTAGATCTAGACGATGATACTGAAAATAATAACAGCACAAATGAATTTAAGTAAACTTTCGAGACACCTAATGACCCTAGTGATGACGCTGGGTATGATTCTGCTAAATGCACCGTCAACATTTGCTCAGTCATCAACAGAGAGCATGTTGCAATCAATGAACGCAAGTGAGTGGGCAATCACTTTACTAGGTTTTGCAATCGTCATTTTCTTTTTGATCTTCCTAGTATTGGCATTGGTGTTTTATACGGTTGTTGTTACAAAAAAACAGACAGATCAATAGCAGTTTTGCTTTGACTCTCAAAAATGAATTGAATCATGAAATCTGCAAATAAAAAAATATTAGCGTTAGCTGTACTAGCCCTGACAGGGCATTCTGCTTTTGCCGAAGGAGAACAGCTAATCTACGGCATAGATAACTTTGACGCATTAGTTTTTGCATTAGTAACAATCTTAGGATTATTATTCCTAGCGATTATGATTGTTGCTTTAGGGTTGTTGTTTGTAGTAAGACAAAGCCTTAAAACGTTACCAAAAACTGAGGAAGATATCGCTTTCGAAAAAGAAGGAGAAACAGGTTGGTGGCAGTTCTTCTGGCAGAAGATGAATGCTGCAAAACCATTGGCCTTGGAAGCAGACATCTTAATGGACCATAATTATGATGGTATCCAAGAATTAGATAACGATCTTCCACCTTGGTGGAAAGCCTTATTCTATATTTGTGTACTAAGTGGTTTTGTTTACTTAGGTGTTTATCACTGGTGGGCAGAAGACGATGGTGAACCAGTTTCTATTGCTGAGTATCATGCAGATGTAGAAAGAGCTGAGATTGCCAAAAAGGAATACCTTGCAACAATGGCCAATGCTATTGATGAAACAAATGTCGAAGCATCGACAGATGCAGGAGACTTAGCTGAAGGTAATACGCTTTTCCAAGCCAACTGTAAAGCATGTCATGGTGGAGCAGGTGAAGGTGGCGTTGGTCCAAACCTTACAGATGAGTATTGGTTACATGGTGGAGATATAGCAAGTATCTTCAAAACAATTAAATACGGTGTAACTGAAAAAGGTATGTTAGCTTGGGAATCGAAGTTAACACCTCAACAAATGCAACAAGTATCAAGCTATATTTTAAGCTTACAAGGAACAAATCCTCCAAACGGAAAAGCTCCTCAAGGTGAAAAAGTAGCTGCTGAATAAAACAATTAAATAGTGATAAGGGTAGTCTATATGATAGGTTACCCTTTTCACCTTATTTATATATTAATATATCATCATATATTGATGAAATACCTGAAAATCTGATTTCATTCCTTCATTAATCATGAGACAAGACCTGCATTCACAAGACCCAGATTCATTTAGAGACAGTATTTCGACTGTAGATGAGCATGGAAAAAGAGTTTGGCTATATCCTAAAAAGCCTAGTGGTAGGTATTATAATGCTCGTAAGTGGGTAGCATACATTCTGATCGCATTATTTTTTGTGGGTCCATTTGTTAAAATTGATGGACAGCCTTTCTTTATGATGAATATCCTTGAGAGAAAATTTGTCATTTTAGGGCAGCTATTTGTACCTCAGGATTTCTTTGTGTTTGTATTAATCATGATATCACTGATCATCTTCATTGTACTATTCACTGTAGTATATGGAAGAGTTTGGTGTGGATGGACTTGTCCTCAGACGGTATTTATGGAAATGGTATTCCGTAGAATTGAATATTGGATTGAGGGGGATGCTAATCAGAAAAGAAAATTAGATAAAGGACCTTGGACAAAAGAGAAGTACCTTAAAAAGATATCGAAGCATACTATCTTCATTATTTTCTCATTAGCGATTGCTAACATGGTATTGGGCTATATTATTGGAGGAGATGAGTTAGTACAAATGGTATCTCATCGTCCAAAAGAAAATTGGCCTGTATTCTTGGCACATATTGGATTTGCTGCAGTATTCTATTTTGTCTTTGCAAGGTTTAGAGAACAAGCTTGTACCCAAGTGTGTCCTTATGGTCGATTACAAGGAGTTTTCTTAGACAAAGATTCGATAGTTATTTCTTATGACCATGTAAGAGGTGAACCAAGAGGAAAACTGAAAAAGAAAAGAGCGACTTCACCTTCTGGATGTGGTGGTTGTGGTTCTGCAGAAAGAACAGAAACCAAAAAGATTGTTGGAAGAGCAAAACCAAAAAGAGCTCCACTTCCTGAAATAAAAAAGCCAGATGCTCAGGAGATTCCTAAACAGGAAGAAAAGAAAGAGGAAGTTCGTAAGATGACTTTAGAAGACGTTAATGCTTCTGTCACAGAAGAACAGCCACAAGGAGATTGTATTGATTGTAAACTATGTGTTCATGTTTGTCCAACAGGTATTGATATCAGAAATGGTACTCAGTTAGAATGTGTCAATTGTACTGCATGTATTGATGCATGTGATGAAGTGATGGACAAAATTGATAAGCCAAGAGGCTTAATCCGTTTTGCTTCTGCCAATGACATTGAAAAAGGACAACCATTTAAGTTTACTACTAGAATAAAGGCATACACAGCAGTGCTTTTAGTGTTAGTTGTTGCGGTAATGTATGCTTTAGTAGCTAGAAATGATATTGAAACAACTGTGCTTCGAGCGCCAGGTATGCTTTACCAAAAGGCAGAGAATGGAGACATTCGAAACCTGTATACCATTAATGTGATCAATAAATCAAGTTTTGATTATAATGACTTGAAAGTAGAATTAATTGATCCTGAAGGAAAGATCACTATCGCAGGTGGGCAGATGGTTCTAAAACAAGGAGGTAAGCTAGACGGAGCCTTCTTTATAGATATTAACCCAAATGATCTTGATGGTATGAAAAACAAGATTAAATTAAGAATTATCAATGGAGATCAGGTATTGGATGAAGTGACAACCAATTTCTTGGGTCCCATTAAGAAGAAATAGATAAATTAAATAATACGATGAAATTAAATTGGGGTTGGGGAGTTGTGATCGCATTTGTGGTCTTCGGAACCTTTATCATTGCTATGGTAATAAAGATGTTTACGGTACCTGTAAATATGGTATCAAAAGACTATTATGCCGAAGAGCAATTGCATGAAATACATCAGAAACAAAAGGAAAATATCAATACCTTATCAGAAGCTCCTGTTCTTACCTTGAATATGGAGGATGGAAATATTGATGTTATTCTTCCACCAGAATTAAAAAGTGTAAAAGGTCAAATCAGGTTTTTTAGACCCTCTGATAATAGATTAGATTTCAACGTTCCTTTAAAATTAAATGAAGATAATGCTCAATCTATTGATGCAAGTAGGATCATGAAAGGACGATGGATATTAAAAATGAGTTTTTCTGCCAATGGCAAAGAGTACTTATTTGAAAAAGCATTGGTGATTTAGTAATACTACTTATCATCTCATAATTAGCAACAAATGAACGAGTTATATATCACTGC from Flammeovirga agarivorans harbors:
- a CDS encoding endonuclease/exonuclease/phosphatase family protein, coding for MSYNVSVFNTYKYLNHDYKESKELIQWLKKDQTDIYCFQEYYNSDSITKKENSLFQTNKRLGKDKGYYSYTPPFLTNHIKATFGLGIFSKYPIIHQAAIPFKEIGGSETNGIIYCDIKVNSQKVIRVFNCHFQSIVLDNGENQYTSILDKGIKTLKKIYLGTLLREHQFNILYQNILNSPYPVIVCGDFNEPPSAYGYSLINKKLTNSFNEAGQGLGYTLRDLPFRIDQIFHSTSQLKSIDFKVFSENKLSDHYPIRTRITYE
- the ccoS gene encoding cbb3-type cytochrome oxidase assembly protein CcoS, producing MSAIVVLIGISLIVALTFLAVFIWSVKSNQYEDTYTPSIRILFEEDDRQGTATQTGSDES
- the ccoN gene encoding cytochrome-c oxidase, cbb3-type subunit I, which encodes MIDKEQQHKPEATKANLEHFSYDNVIVKNFAIATMFWGVAGMVVGLLVALQLANPIFNFDTSFLTFGRLRPLHTNAVIFAFVGNGMFAGIYYSLPRLLKARMYSDLLGKIHFWGWQLIILAALITLPLGFTQGKEYAELEWPIDIAIAVIWVVFGLNMIMTMIKRRERHLYVAIWFYIATFVTVAVLHIVNSLSLPLSFFNSYSVFAGVQDALVQWWYGHNAVAFFLTTPYLGLMYYFVPKAANRPVYSYRLSIIHFWSLIFIYIWAGPHHLLYTALPDWAQSLGTVFSVMLIAPSWGGMLNGLLTLRGVWDKVRTEPVLKFMVVALTAYGMATFEGPMLSFKNVNAITHYTDWTIAHVHVGALGWNGFLTFGMLYWLFPKMYRTKLHSLKLANVHFWLGTLGIVFYVVPMYWAGLTQSLMWKDFTPEGFLKYPNFLETVTQIVPMYMLRALGGALYVIGALVAVYNYYMTAKSGSLLEQEEASAPALQGSHKVKRWHEWIEARPIQMTILSTIAISIGGLVEFLPTYFVESNTPTITTVKPYTPLELKGRDIYIREGCYLCHSQMIRPFRSETERYGDYSKSGEFVYDHPFQWGSKRTGPDLARVGGKYPDSWHYSHMLDPGSMSPGSIMPSYPWLLEDEISVDDVPAQINLMRNLGVPYEEGYEDKAVADLEKQAKSITESLSKDGAESAPHKEIVALIAYLQRLGVDASKASEVPLK
- a CDS encoding cbb3-type cytochrome c oxidase N-terminal domain-containing protein, whose protein sequence is MKSANKKILALAVLALTGHSAFAEGEQLIYGIDNFDALVFALVTILGLLFLAIMIVALGLLFVVRQSLKTLPKTEEDIAFEKEGETGWWQFFWQKMNAAKPLALEADILMDHNYDGIQELDNDLPPWWKALFYICVLSGFVYLGVYHWWAEDDGEPVSIAEYHADVERAEIAKKEYLATMANAIDETNVEASTDAGDLAEGNTLFQANCKACHGGAGEGGVGPNLTDEYWLHGGDIASIFKTIKYGVTEKGMLAWESKLTPQQMQQVSSYILSLQGTNPPNGKAPQGEKVAAE
- a CDS encoding 4Fe-4S dicluster domain-containing protein, whose translation is MRQDLHSQDPDSFRDSISTVDEHGKRVWLYPKKPSGRYYNARKWVAYILIALFFVGPFVKIDGQPFFMMNILERKFVILGQLFVPQDFFVFVLIMISLIIFIVLFTVVYGRVWCGWTCPQTVFMEMVFRRIEYWIEGDANQKRKLDKGPWTKEKYLKKISKHTIFIIFSLAIANMVLGYIIGGDELVQMVSHRPKENWPVFLAHIGFAAVFYFVFARFREQACTQVCPYGRLQGVFLDKDSIVISYDHVRGEPRGKLKKKRATSPSGCGGCGSAERTETKKIVGRAKPKRAPLPEIKKPDAQEIPKQEEKKEEVRKMTLEDVNASVTEEQPQGDCIDCKLCVHVCPTGIDIRNGTQLECVNCTACIDACDEVMDKIDKPRGLIRFASANDIEKGQPFKFTTRIKAYTAVLLVLVVAVMYALVARNDIETTVLRAPGMLYQKAENGDIRNLYTINVINKSSFDYNDLKVELIDPEGKITIAGGQMVLKQGGKLDGAFFIDINPNDLDGMKNKIKLRIINGDQVLDEVTTNFLGPIKKK
- a CDS encoding FixH family protein encodes the protein MKLNWGWGVVIAFVVFGTFIIAMVIKMFTVPVNMVSKDYYAEEQLHEIHQKQKENINTLSEAPVLTLNMEDGNIDVILPPELKSVKGQIRFFRPSDNRLDFNVPLKLNEDNAQSIDASRIMKGRWILKMSFSANGKEYLFEKALVI